gACCAACTAACTCGACGAAAAcagcataaataaatataagcatTTCCCAAAGGCTTACTTGTGGATAAAGACAGATGCATTGGACCACAAGAAAAGTGCACCGAGAAGCATAATCAATAAATGGCAAATGAAAGTTATCAGGTGGTATTCCATCATCTGAAAGAAAACCCAAACGGCAGTGCCAGCACCAAGTGCAATTCCTGTGGTTCTCCGATTCCTCCATAGCAAAATATCGGCAGCTGCAAAAGGGAGACATGTAAGGCAACATAATGATTATAAGAAATGGATTTTTCGCAGAAAATAAATAGGTTTTCATTCATTAGGAGGATTTTGTTCTATGCGCAGTTGAAAGATATATTCCAATTCAACCCCTTCCCAATTTCAGCATTGGTCCAGGTTCGCACAATACTGTAGGCCATCAAAAGCCAAGGTCACATTGCAGCAATACCAATGATGAAGCAAAATGTCAAAAGGTTTCACAAACAACCTTCAACAAAAGATTGCAATGGAACATAAGAAAATCACTCTGTCAAGGAATATCTTCTATctttataattacaattaatatatacCAAAAAGGTCATCAAGCATTCTTCTCGCCTTTCCTCATTGTTATTTTGTACACTGTGCTCCATCTCCCTTTACAAGCAAACTTGTTCCAAAAGTttcgaaaaaaatataaaagaaaactgtCCTAGAGTTcgatcaaaatcaaattaaacacaataacaacgacgtaaaaattattataacttgATGTAAGATGTgagttttacaaaaataagataaCGTTAAACTCTGATATTTCTCAACGTTACATTACCAATCAATTAAATCTCATTATTTATCACAAAAACTTAATAACACTAAGTTATATATAGCaatttataattagattatagTTTACAGAgctaatatcttttaattaatgaaattaacaaatagttcattaaatttgttttactgTAACCTAGATGGCacaagaacaaaataaattttcaatataaatcaAACACCCGTAAATGTCTAATCTAAGCATTTACGGCTTGCGGAAAATGATGAAATCAATATCAAATGCTCTTATCAGAACACCGCCATCATCAATAAGAAAACAACATCGTTATGCATCGTTCTAATGCCAGCCTCAGATCACAGCCGACTCTCGTAATCAGAGTTTTCCATAGCATGCCATCAAACACAAAACACTTGCAATGAGTGACTGACGAGTAACGAGGAAGATAATAacgagaaatgaaaaaaaaaaagaatgaatgcAGATTACGTTTTCCACCGCCGAGGACCTTATGGACGGGCTGTTCTCGGCCGAACAGGCGGTAAACGTTGGATCCGGAAGCCTTGAGCGGAGGCTTATTGGCGTGGTCGTCGTCGGAATCGGAATATGATTCGGAATCGGAGTTGTTGTCGTGGAACTTCTCTTCCATCTTTTCAACGAAGGAATCCGTATCCACTGACGCCATGGATATGCGAATAatggaaagagaagaaagagcgggtgagagagaaagagaggacCGAGTTTCACTGAACCCTCTCCATTTATATTTCGTGGGTTGTTGAGTCCGAGTCTCGAGCTCGGAATGGTGGTTAGGAATAAATAACGGAAATCTTCCACTTCAGTTGAACCTCTTCAtaattcaaatagatcaatcttttctctttttcctaaactcattttctttatacatctccactttttcttatattattttaatttgtatgataCGTACATGTTTGGTCTCCAAATGAgtacaaaaataaatagtatactTGTTTTCTcgtttgtatatataaaatataggttgagttttttttttttttcaaattcagatatttaaaataaaaactgtaaTACATGCGgttgagaatatatatattttttaaatgaataaaagtgTCATAGTActttttttctatgttttttttttcattaccttatattgtactttttattattattttgaattgtctttaacataattttttgggagtgaaaattgtttaaatttaaattataggaagtttgtattttttttatttaaaaaaatttaattaaatgggctagtgagtcaacccgtttacccaccaacccgtggtgggtcgagctgGGTTCAAGCTTTTCTGGTTGAACCcagctaataaatgagtcgggttgggttggctcactaagtgaccaatccgtggtgggccgggttgggtcgagccgggttatccgttttgacagctctaataataaacaatttaaacttgaatatgggaccactatgaacaaaaaggactcaattgaacagttttttcaaaaggtgggatcaattgttatgaaaaaaaaaggtaggaccatattgaacaaaccctcccaaactagggaccaaaagcggtattaagccttgtTTTTTTATGCTGCATGTTCTCAACCCCTCCCATTGATCTCGCTGTatctttttttatctatttttacaTAATCAAAGAAGGTTCCAGATTCAACTTAATTTTACAAGCTcgtataaatataagaataatgatactttgacaatattttaacatcatctacgttccattgatccaaaattactttacaatcaataatagtaataaaaaataccaatataaatcaatcacatgttaaaatgttgtcaaaagtaTGATTATCCTAAATATAAATCACACCACTTGAaaccaattttaataaaaagaaagaaagaaaagctcaGATGAATTTATGTTTTGGAATTTGTATAGATTACTGAGGAAGTTTGCTAATTAGATGTGcgccatttttattattttcatctcCCTTAGCTTTTTTTCATATCAAACCTTATGTTTTGGGCCTGAATTTCCATTTTGATTCAAGAAATTGCTTCCTACACCCATCAGATCTCTTTCTGCACCAATAATTTATGTGGAATTTCTAAAATGACCTGATGGGTTATTTAGTTTAATCCTAATTTTTTGAcctccttcttcttcattagGCCTTGGAGCATTGCAGgtaaagtttttctttctttcccgAAAGTCATTGGAATGAGAAATCGATAATTGCCATAAATGATGGACTTGGGCTTGGTTGAAAGTTTGacatttgaaaagaaaacagGCATTGGTTaatgataaacaaaataaagcaatGCTTTTGACcgattcattttattatatgtagCTAAGATTAGGGAAGTTAAgcaatttatctatttataactaaattttgCTAATTTGTCTATTAAAAAATgatcaaacttatttatttaagtctatgaatgaattattcatctgttatttttcaaaatcaaataaatctttttataaatacgCAACTGATAAAAAATATGCTGGTTAATTTTTCTATGAGAACTATTTCTTAGgtttacatatttaaaagaaatattttaaaaatcatatataacttatttttaacttttaaaaacattattgttTTATCAACTGAATAGTCACCCTCCAAAGCTAAAAGCTGGTTaccaagaaataaaataagaaataaaagcatgtatacattttttttttctgaaatcttttaacaattattttcaatCATTCGAGTTGGAGACACTGACATGTTAATTTGAGACGTAATTTATTGGTAAGAATTTATGTACACGTTTCTTTTTCTCGTTTCATGCAGGAATGCAGGAAGGTGGGAGTTCTATATTTTCGTAGAAactgaaattatttattaaactaacttcttattttaattttattgtatgtattttaaatatgtatttgtgtattaaaatagtaaaaaatattaaaaatttatgacaCATCtttcatgaaaatattaatatttgaaacataTAATTTCATCCAGGAAACAAATACTCTTACTTAACATATAAAGCTGCACTGTGACTTGGCATTTTAGTTCAGATAAAACTGATATAAGAATCTAATTAGACCTTACAGGTTGTAGGCATAGATCCTcaattaaattagacttaaaaaatttaattaaagttattacCACCATTTTATAGTAGCGCATATAAGAGACATAGTAATGCTGCATGGTTGTGCATGTAAGAGACATTGAAATAAAAGTGGTCAACTTAGAAGTTCATCGTTTTTATCTTGCTTTTTCACTGCCCATGTTTTGTTatcaattttgattttcaagTTCTAATAAAGTTGGCGAATTTTGGCTCCTAGTTCTGAACAAAGGCTTAGTTATTAAGATTTTGAGCAGTGAAATGTATTCGTACACAGGCTTAATTATTAAGGTTTTGAATAGTCAAACTTTATTAGGTGTGAGTGTGTGGGTAAATTCACAGTGTCA
This genomic interval from Vigna radiata var. radiata cultivar VC1973A chromosome 8, Vradiata_ver6, whole genome shotgun sequence contains the following:
- the LOC106771441 gene encoding reticulon-like protein B1; the encoded protein is MASVDTDSFVEKMEEKFHDNNSDSESYSDSDDDHANKPPLKASGSNVYRLFGREQPVHKVLGGGKPADILLWRNRRTTGIALGAGTAVWVFFQMMEYHLITFICHLLIMLLGALFLWSNASVFIHKSPLHIPHVVIPEDCVLEAASAIRIEINRAFVLLREIGTGRDLKKFLSVIAVLWVISVIGGWFHFLTLFYLFYLSLFTLPLLYEKYEDQVDAMGEKAMIEIKKQYAVFDAKVLSQIPIAGLKKD